From a single Fusobacterium pseudoperiodonticum genomic region:
- a CDS encoding helix-turn-helix transcriptional regulator, whose protein sequence is MILTERQKKILKMLKEKSLLSGDEIAKNLNVTKSALRTDFSILTALKLVTSKQNKGYSYNNKCTIIRVRDCMSPQNSIDVKTSVYDAIIHLFNYDLGTLVVVENEKLVGIISRKDLLKATLNKKNIEKTPVSMIMTRMPNIVHCFEDDNIMDAIEKLIKHEIDSLPVLRKENGKLSLVGRFTKTNVTKLFYQELKNKSI, encoded by the coding sequence ATGATTTTAACAGAGAGACAAAAGAAAATACTTAAAATGTTAAAAGAAAAATCATTACTATCAGGAGATGAAATTGCTAAAAATTTAAATGTTACTAAATCTGCACTGAGAACAGATTTTTCAATTTTAACGGCACTGAAGTTAGTAACATCTAAACAAAACAAAGGTTATAGTTACAATAATAAATGTACAATAATTAGAGTCAGAGATTGTATGAGTCCACAGAACTCAATAGATGTAAAGACTTCTGTCTATGATGCTATCATACATTTATTTAACTATGATTTAGGTACTTTAGTTGTGGTTGAAAACGAGAAATTAGTTGGTATCATTTCCAGAAAAGATTTATTAAAAGCTACATTGAATAAGAAAAATATAGAAAAGACACCTGTCAGTATGATAATGACAAGAATGCCAAATATTGTACACTGTTTTGAAGACGATAATATAATGGATGCGATAGAAAAATTGATAAAACATGAGATAGATTCTTTACCAGTTCTTAGAAAAGAAAATGGTAAATTATCACTTGTTGGTAGATTTACAAAAACGAATGTAACAAAATTATTTTATCAAGAGCTTAAAAATAAAAGTATTTAG
- the ppdK gene encoding pyruvate, phosphate dikinase — protein sequence MKQVYEFRDGGKEMMALLGGKGANLAEMAKIDLPIPKGIIISTTACNEYFKNDKKLSPVLEEEILRNIRVLEYETGKKFQSPKPLLVSVRSGAPVSMPGMMDTILNLGFNDYVAEKMLEITKDEKFVYTSYLRFVQMFSEIAKGIDRRKFVHLKATDYKAQILESKKIYRDECGEIFPENYRDQILIAVKSIFESWNNDRAILYRKLHNIDNNMGTAVVIQEMVFGNFNEKSGTGVLFTRNPSTGEDKIFGEVLLNAQGEDIVAGIRTPDNIELLQNSMPDIYNQLVETAKKLEKHNRDMQDIEFTIENSKLFILQTRNGKRTAEASLKIAMDLVKEGIITKEEAVMKVEPASINKLLNGDFEEKYLKEATLLTKGLAASSGVAVGRIMFDAKRVKIREKTILVREETSPEDLQGMALAQGIVTLKGGATSHGAVVARGMGKCCVTGCSEIKIDEINKTMTIGDHVLKEGDFISVSGHTGEIFLGKIPLKENSFSDELKEFVSWASEVKRMNVRMNADTVEDVEQGKSFGAKGIGLCRTEHMFFKNDKIWTIREFILSDRGEEKERALKKLHNLQKEDFLNIFEVLDGDEANIRLLDPPVHEFLPKTIDDKKKMAEILLISLEEIEKRIYKLKDENPMLGHRGCRLGVSYPELYRIQARAIIEAAYECEKKGIKVHPEIMIPFIMEAKELAYLRKEIEEEIEDLFKELGARVEYKLGTMIEIPRACLLADEIAEYADFFSFGTNDLTQMSMGLSRDDSVKFLDDYREKGIWEGEPFYSIDRKAVSQLVELGVKNGKSRKTNLKIGVCGEHGGDPKSIEFFEEQNLDYISCSPFRVPTAILAAAQAYLKLKK from the coding sequence ATGAAACAAGTATATGAATTTAGAGATGGTGGAAAAGAAATGATGGCTTTATTAGGAGGGAAAGGAGCTAACTTAGCTGAAATGGCTAAAATAGACCTACCTATACCTAAGGGAATAATTATATCTACAACTGCATGTAATGAGTATTTTAAAAATGATAAAAAACTTTCTCCTGTATTAGAGGAGGAAATTTTAAGAAATATAAGAGTTTTAGAATATGAGACAGGTAAGAAATTTCAATCACCAAAGCCTCTGTTAGTTTCAGTTAGATCTGGAGCTCCTGTTTCTATGCCTGGAATGATGGATACTATTTTAAATTTAGGTTTCAATGACTATGTAGCAGAAAAAATGCTAGAAATAACTAAGGATGAAAAATTTGTATATACTTCTTATCTAAGATTTGTACAAATGTTTTCTGAAATTGCAAAAGGCATAGATAGAAGAAAATTCGTACACTTAAAAGCAACAGATTACAAAGCTCAAATACTAGAAAGCAAAAAAATATATAGAGATGAATGTGGGGAAATATTCCCTGAAAATTATAGAGACCAAATACTTATTGCTGTAAAATCAATTTTTGAATCTTGGAACAATGACAGAGCAATATTATATAGAAAATTACATAATATTGATAATAATATGGGAACTGCTGTTGTAATTCAAGAAATGGTTTTCGGTAACTTTAATGAAAAATCAGGAACAGGAGTTCTATTTACAAGAAATCCTTCTACAGGAGAAGATAAAATATTTGGTGAAGTTCTTTTAAATGCACAAGGAGAAGATATAGTTGCAGGAATAAGAACACCAGATAATATAGAGCTTTTACAAAATTCCATGCCTGATATTTACAATCAATTAGTAGAAACTGCTAAAAAACTAGAAAAACACAATAGAGATATGCAAGATATAGAATTTACAATAGAAAATTCAAAATTATTTATCTTACAAACAAGAAATGGAAAAAGAACAGCTGAAGCTTCTTTAAAAATTGCTATGGATTTAGTTAAAGAAGGAATAATTACAAAAGAAGAAGCAGTGATGAAAGTTGAGCCTGCTTCAATAAATAAACTATTGAATGGTGACTTTGAAGAAAAGTACTTAAAAGAAGCAACTTTATTAACTAAAGGTCTTGCTGCATCATCAGGAGTTGCAGTTGGAAGAATAATGTTTGATGCTAAAAGAGTAAAGATAAGAGAAAAAACTATACTTGTAAGAGAAGAAACTTCACCTGAAGATTTACAAGGTATGGCTCTTGCTCAAGGAATAGTTACTTTAAAAGGTGGAGCAACATCACATGGAGCAGTTGTGGCAAGAGGAATGGGTAAATGTTGTGTTACAGGTTGCTCAGAAATAAAAATAGATGAAATAAATAAGACTATGACAATAGGAGACCATGTGTTAAAAGAAGGAGATTTTATCTCTGTAAGTGGACATACAGGTGAAATATTCTTAGGAAAAATTCCTTTAAAGGAAAATAGTTTCTCAGATGAATTAAAAGAATTTGTTTCTTGGGCTTCAGAAGTAAAGAGAATGAATGTAAGAATGAATGCTGATACTGTTGAAGATGTTGAACAAGGAAAGAGTTTTGGAGCAAAAGGAATTGGACTTTGTAGAACAGAACACATGTTCTTTAAGAATGATAAGATTTGGACTATAAGAGAATTTATCCTAAGTGATAGAGGAGAAGAAAAAGAAAGAGCACTTAAGAAATTACACAATTTACAAAAGGAAGATTTCTTAAATATTTTTGAAGTTTTAGATGGTGATGAAGCTAATATTAGACTTCTAGATCCTCCTGTACATGAATTTCTTCCAAAAACTATAGATGATAAAAAGAAAATGGCAGAAATTTTATTGATTTCTCTTGAAGAAATAGAAAAAAGAATTTATAAATTAAAAGATGAAAATCCTATGCTTGGTCACAGAGGTTGTAGATTAGGGGTTAGCTATCCTGAACTTTACAGAATACAAGCTAGAGCCATAATTGAAGCTGCCTATGAATGTGAAAAGAAAGGAATAAAAGTTCACCCTGAAATAATGATACCTTTCATTATGGAAGCTAAAGAATTAGCATACTTAAGAAAAGAAATAGAAGAAGAAATAGAAGATCTGTTTAAAGAACTTGGAGCAAGAGTGGAATATAAGCTAGGTACTATGATAGAAATACCTAGAGCTTGTTTACTTGCAGATGAAATTGCTGAATATGCTGATTTCTTCTCATTTGGAACTAATGATTTAACTCAAATGTCAATGGGACTTTCTAGAGATGATTCTGTAAAATTCCTAGATGACTATAGAGAAAAAGGTATTTGGGAAGGTGAGCCTTTCTATTCAATAGATAGAAAAGCTGTCAGTCAATTAGTTGAACTTGGAGTTAAAAATGGTAAATCAAGAAAAACTAATTTAAAAATAGGAGTTTGTGGTGAACATGGAGGAGATCCAAAGAGTATAGAATTTTTTGAAGAACAAAACCTTGACTATATCAGTTGTTCTCCATTTAGAGTACCTACTGCAATACTTGCAGCAGCACAAGCATATTTAAAATTAAAAAAATAA
- a CDS encoding fructose-1,6-bisphosphatase yields the protein MNTEIKYLELLSKTFKNIAETSTEIINLQAIMNLPKGTEHFMTDIHGEYEAFNHVLRNGSGTIRNKIEEVYKDKLTESEKKELAAIIYYPKEKIEIMQNTANFNVDRWMINIIYRLIEVCKIVCSKYTRSKVRKAMPKDFQYILQELLYEKKELANKREYFDSIVDTIISIDRGKEFIIAISNLIQKLNIDHLHIVGDIYDRGPFPHLIMDTLAEYNNLDIQWGNHDILWIGAALGNKACIANVIRICCRYNNNDILEEAYGINLLPFATFAMKYYGNDPCKRFRPKEGVDSDLIAQMHKAMSIIQFKVEGLYSERNPELEMSSRESLKFINYEKGTITLDGVEYPLNDTNFPTVNPENPLELLEEEAELLDKLQALFLGSEKLQKHMQLLFSKGGMYLKYNSNLLFHACIPMEPNGEFSEMYVVDGYYKGKALLDKIDNVVRQAYYDRKNVEVNKKHRDLIWYLWAGRLSPLFGKDVMKTFERYFIDDKSTHKEVKNPYHKLVNDEKICDKIFEEFGLNPRTSHIINGHIPVKVKEGESPIKANGKLLIIDGGFSRAYQSTTGIAGYTLTYNSYGIKLASHLKFISKEAAIKDGTDMVSSHIIVETKSKRMKVKDTDIGKSIQSQINDLKKLLKAYRIGLIKSN from the coding sequence ATGAATACAGAGATTAAGTACTTAGAGCTTTTATCTAAGACATTTAAAAATATAGCAGAAACATCGACGGAAATAATAAACTTGCAAGCTATAATGAATCTTCCTAAGGGAACTGAACACTTCATGACAGATATTCATGGGGAATATGAAGCATTCAACCATGTTTTAAGAAATGGTTCAGGGACTATTAGAAATAAAATTGAAGAAGTTTATAAAGATAAACTTACAGAAAGTGAAAAGAAAGAATTAGCTGCGATAATATATTATCCTAAAGAAAAAATTGAAATTATGCAAAACACAGCAAATTTTAATGTAGATAGATGGATGATAAATATTATCTATAGACTGATAGAAGTTTGTAAAATAGTTTGTTCTAAATATACAAGGTCGAAAGTTAGAAAAGCTATGCCTAAAGACTTCCAATATATTTTGCAAGAATTGCTTTATGAAAAAAAAGAATTGGCAAATAAAAGAGAGTATTTTGACAGTATAGTCGATACTATTATATCAATAGATAGAGGAAAAGAATTCATAATAGCAATTTCTAATTTAATTCAAAAATTAAATATAGATCACTTACATATAGTTGGTGATATATATGATAGAGGTCCATTCCCACATTTGATTATGGATACTTTAGCAGAATATAATAATTTGGATATACAATGGGGAAATCATGATATTCTTTGGATAGGAGCTGCTTTAGGAAACAAGGCTTGTATTGCTAATGTTATTAGAATTTGTTGTAGATACAATAATAATGACATTTTAGAAGAAGCCTATGGAATAAACCTATTACCTTTTGCAACTTTTGCTATGAAATATTATGGTAATGACCCTTGTAAGAGATTCAGACCAAAAGAAGGTGTAGATAGTGATTTAATTGCACAGATGCACAAGGCTATGAGTATAATCCAATTTAAAGTTGAAGGACTTTACTCAGAAAGAAACCCTGAACTTGAAATGTCCTCTAGAGAATCTTTGAAGTTTATTAATTATGAAAAGGGAACTATCACTTTAGATGGTGTTGAATATCCTTTAAATGACACTAATTTCCCTACAGTAAACCCTGAAAATCCATTAGAACTTTTAGAGGAAGAAGCTGAACTTTTAGATAAATTACAAGCCTTATTCTTAGGAAGTGAAAAGTTACAAAAACATATGCAACTTCTATTCTCTAAGGGAGGAATGTATTTAAAATACAACTCAAACTTACTTTTCCATGCTTGTATTCCTATGGAACCAAATGGAGAATTCAGTGAAATGTATGTTGTAGATGGTTATTACAAAGGTAAGGCATTGCTTGATAAGATAGATAATGTAGTAAGACAGGCTTATTATGATAGAAAAAATGTTGAGGTAAATAAAAAACATAGAGACTTAATTTGGTATCTATGGGCTGGAAGATTATCTCCGCTTTTTGGAAAAGATGTTATGAAAACATTTGAAAGATATTTTATAGATGATAAGTCAACTCATAAAGAAGTAAAAAATCCTTATCATAAGCTAGTTAATGATGAAAAAATTTGTGATAAGATTTTTGAAGAGTTTGGTTTAAATCCAAGAACTTCTCATATTATAAATGGACATATTCCTGTTAAGGTAAAAGAGGGAGAATCTCCAATTAAAGCAAATGGAAAACTTTTGATAATAGATGGAGGTTTCTCAAGAGCATACCAATCAACAACAGGTATAGCAGGTTATACTTTGACATATAACTCTTATGGTATAAAACTTGCCTCGCATTTAAAATTCATATCTAAAGAAGCAGCAATTAAAGACGGAACAGATATGGTTTCTTCGCATATAATTGTTGAAACAAAGAGTAAGAGAATGAAGGTAAAAGATACTGATATTGGTAAAAGTATACAAAGTCAAATAAATGACTTAAAAAAATTATTGAAAGCCTATAGAATAGGGCTTATTAAATCAAACTAG
- a CDS encoding DUF4132 domain-containing protein produces MLNFYGNKFTSDINHFVKKAKDRVRAFDRDNQRFIEDIFTKRNYRGYGEILQENLINKFSRRENVKFEDIFPENIHPALEILIGESNLKNFIKIGEKITKTPYTMGYTRRMVRSSNCRNYIDKLFSVLKTFVHYKFFDINTKKLLLGNCNFKGLEGWNLKNLITSLENKYIIANDIDNGNQDVIDFINEALTSGSSKNINYGTLAAIFVSENKSLVEMTGKLLLAAQRQEGLRQQICETMDEGSQENFEYMFKIIYDNDLIRFSSVKRALGVWTGLLGQNYNNPETVGKKELEIINKLIDNPKYADELLKSDDNVEVYLALWYKASQDVKIALEAIQELLKVSKLHTKLLVAYNLDIFQDIKYQRTVAKDIIKEYSEKDDNDFLKIVACYWEHLSYNPYTNTSKGLFETADEAKEFFEILKKVFALIDGKDKAFNPIIFPWVSRYIYKHNITALLFTIASSYPELNLKNEVFTYFKALDPYSRGGYLKSLFSKPENNDEELLVVKMLADASVTNEANKIIRANNLASKYTKEIEDTLRLKTADVRKNAISLILSLESSQLLEATENLVQDKNANKRLAGLDILTKIKDKQDFAKEKIEKIVTTIKEPTDPEKILIDALIGKEETTETTNLYDKTYRFELPYEVKEVKKLSKKIKKNNDGIYTIEKTIDAKDIFTKTEDELFELVKKFNALIVNNGTHEYTNGYTGEKILLRDNFLPIVKRANYYYSVDEHLDEYPLADTWREFYKNEIKDFSTLYQLYLLTQSHLRIENFNNVINKILRTTPGIILKKIIHHFKTFSDNEIMEKIIYLLYKEYRGENKEYLFETSKAFFIELLKENPANLIHRRNKNDNYNSIFDLEYSIPTVVFKNLSEYWDERTFTENLILKLNFEKKVSSYKTRENFYSLIDIANAVELGLIEKDLLIKSIFSEDIDKMNINFRNLYNFLEIKNPNNYYYYNNYDDNEKIKNSWNYENAIKVLKKYGLEVVNYVVDNELKRGDSKTKYSKLITSINRIEGLDYLIKILQALGNEKLVRSDYWYGDTTSKKEVLSYLLKVCFPSEKDDLKTFKEKIKKTNISEERLVEVAMYASQWIELIDKFLKWKGFTSGCYYFQAHMSDVSKDKEGIIAKYSPISIEDFQAGAFDIDWFKDAYKQLGKEHFDILYESAKYITDGAKHSRARKFADAVLGKMKVKDVEKEISAKRNKDLVASYSLIPLAKNKIKDALSRYKFLHNFLKESKQFGAQRRASEAKAFEISLENLSRNMGYSDVTRLTWAMESEMMAEMKKYFEPKKIQDYSIYIEIDDLGQSSIKYEKDGKVLKSLPTKIKNEKYIEEIKEVHKNLKEQYSRSRKMLEQSMEDGIKFYAYEIKTLSTNPVVAPLIKDLVFKVDDILGYYEDNKLIGFDKKSKKVTLIKDIDKDTLLSIAHPFDLFNSKQWPLYQQDILEREVKQVFKQVFRELYIKTKDELKMDKSRRYAGHQIQPTKSIALLKTRRWVVDDYEGLQKVYYKENIIAKMYAMTDWYSPAEVEAPTIEDIVFYDRKTFELMTIEDVPDLIFSEVMRDIDLVVSVAHVGDVDPEASQSTIEMRRAIVEFNAKLFKLKNVTFTESHALIKGTRAEYSIHLGSGVIHQKAGATIEVLPIHSQHRGRIFLPFIDEDPKTAEIMSKVLLFAQDEKIKDIFILDQIL; encoded by the coding sequence ATGTTAAATTTTTATGGAAACAAATTTACATCAGATATTAATCACTTTGTGAAAAAAGCTAAAGATAGAGTAAGAGCTTTCGATAGAGATAATCAAAGATTTATCGAAGATATTTTTACTAAAAGAAATTATCGTGGCTATGGTGAAATTTTACAAGAAAATTTAATTAATAAATTTTCAAGAAGGGAAAATGTTAAATTTGAAGATATTTTCCCAGAAAACATACACCCAGCATTAGAAATACTTATTGGAGAAAGTAATTTAAAAAACTTTATAAAAATTGGTGAAAAAATTACAAAAACTCCCTATACTATGGGATACACTAGAAGAATGGTTAGAAGTTCAAATTGTCGTAACTATATAGATAAACTTTTTTCTGTTCTTAAAACTTTTGTACACTACAAGTTTTTTGATATCAATACTAAAAAATTATTACTTGGAAACTGTAATTTTAAAGGTCTTGAAGGTTGGAATTTAAAAAATTTAATTACTTCACTTGAAAATAAATATATTATTGCCAATGACATTGACAATGGAAATCAAGATGTTATAGATTTCATCAATGAAGCTTTAACAAGTGGTTCTTCTAAAAATATAAATTATGGAACCTTAGCAGCAATATTTGTTTCTGAAAATAAATCTCTAGTGGAAATGACAGGTAAGCTACTTCTTGCAGCACAAAGACAAGAGGGACTTCGTCAACAAATATGTGAAACTATGGATGAAGGAAGTCAAGAAAATTTTGAATATATGTTTAAGATTATCTATGATAATGATTTAATTCGTTTTTCTTCTGTTAAAAGAGCCCTAGGAGTTTGGACAGGTTTACTTGGTCAGAACTATAATAATCCTGAAACAGTAGGTAAAAAAGAATTAGAAATTATAAATAAACTAATCGATAATCCTAAATATGCAGATGAACTTTTAAAAAGTGATGACAATGTTGAGGTATATCTTGCACTTTGGTATAAGGCAAGTCAAGATGTGAAGATTGCACTTGAGGCTATTCAAGAACTCTTAAAAGTTTCAAAATTACATACAAAATTATTAGTTGCATATAATTTAGATATTTTTCAAGATATAAAATATCAAAGAACAGTTGCTAAAGATATAATTAAAGAATACTCTGAAAAAGATGATAATGATTTCTTAAAAATAGTTGCTTGTTATTGGGAACATCTATCTTATAATCCTTATACTAATACTAGCAAGGGACTTTTTGAAACAGCAGATGAGGCAAAAGAATTTTTTGAAATATTAAAAAAAGTTTTTGCATTAATAGATGGTAAAGATAAAGCCTTTAATCCTATTATTTTTCCTTGGGTAAGCAGATATATATATAAACATAATATAACAGCTCTTCTGTTTACAATAGCTTCTTCATATCCTGAATTAAATTTAAAAAATGAAGTATTTACTTATTTTAAAGCCCTTGATCCTTATTCTCGTGGTGGATATTTAAAATCATTATTCAGTAAACCTGAAAATAATGATGAAGAGTTATTAGTTGTAAAAATGTTAGCTGATGCAAGTGTTACAAATGAAGCCAATAAGATAATAAGAGCAAATAATCTAGCTAGTAAATATACTAAAGAAATTGAAGATACACTAAGATTAAAAACTGCTGATGTTAGAAAGAATGCTATTAGTTTGATTTTAAGCCTTGAAAGTTCACAATTATTAGAAGCAACTGAAAATCTAGTTCAAGATAAAAATGCAAATAAAAGATTGGCTGGTCTAGATATTTTAACTAAAATAAAAGATAAGCAAGATTTTGCAAAAGAAAAAATTGAAAAAATTGTCACTACTATAAAAGAACCAACAGATCCTGAAAAAATTCTTATTGATGCTTTAATAGGAAAAGAAGAAACTACTGAAACTACTAACTTATATGATAAAACATATAGATTTGAACTTCCTTATGAAGTTAAAGAAGTTAAGAAACTTTCTAAAAAAATTAAGAAAAATAATGATGGAATATATACTATTGAAAAGACTATAGATGCAAAAGATATTTTCACTAAAACTGAGGATGAACTTTTTGAATTAGTTAAAAAATTTAATGCCTTAATTGTTAATAATGGTACCCATGAATATACAAATGGCTATACTGGTGAGAAAATCTTGCTAAGAGATAACTTTCTTCCTATAGTAAAAAGAGCAAACTATTATTATAGTGTAGATGAGCACTTAGATGAATATCCTTTAGCAGATACTTGGAGAGAATTCTATAAAAATGAGATAAAAGATTTCTCTACACTTTATCAATTGTACCTTCTTACTCAGTCTCATTTAAGGATTGAAAATTTTAATAATGTTATTAATAAAATTTTACGTACTACTCCAGGAATTATCCTTAAGAAGATAATTCATCATTTTAAAACTTTTTCTGATAATGAGATAATGGAAAAAATAATATATTTACTATATAAAGAATATAGAGGAGAAAATAAGGAATATCTATTTGAAACTTCAAAAGCTTTCTTTATTGAACTTCTAAAAGAAAATCCTGCAAATTTAATCCACAGAAGAAATAAAAATGACAATTATAACAGTATTTTTGATTTAGAATATAGTATTCCTACAGTTGTTTTTAAAAATTTATCTGAATACTGGGATGAGAGAACATTTACAGAAAATTTAATTTTAAAATTAAACTTTGAAAAGAAAGTATCTTCTTATAAAACTAGAGAAAATTTCTATTCTCTGATTGATATAGCAAATGCTGTTGAACTTGGTCTAATAGAAAAAGATTTACTTATAAAGAGTATTTTCTCTGAAGATATAGATAAAATGAATATTAATTTTAGAAATCTATACAATTTTTTAGAAATTAAAAATCCTAATAATTATTACTATTACAATAATTATGATGATAATGAAAAAATTAAAAATTCTTGGAATTATGAAAATGCTATAAAAGTTTTAAAAAAATATGGACTAGAAGTTGTTAACTATGTAGTTGACAATGAATTAAAAAGAGGAGATAGTAAAACTAAATATTCTAAACTAATCACTTCTATTAACAGAATAGAAGGGCTAGACTATTTAATTAAAATTTTACAAGCTCTTGGAAATGAAAAGTTAGTTAGAAGTGACTATTGGTATGGAGATACTACAAGTAAAAAAGAAGTTCTTAGTTATCTATTAAAAGTATGTTTTCCAAGTGAAAAAGATGACTTAAAGACTTTTAAAGAAAAAATTAAAAAGACTAATATCTCAGAAGAAAGATTAGTTGAGGTGGCTATGTATGCATCTCAATGGATAGAACTTATAGATAAATTCTTAAAATGGAAGGGCTTCACAAGTGGTTGCTACTACTTCCAAGCACATATGAGTGATGTTTCAAAAGATAAAGAAGGAATAATTGCAAAATATTCTCCTATTTCTATTGAAGATTTCCAAGCAGGAGCCTTTGATATTGATTGGTTTAAAGATGCCTACAAACAATTAGGTAAAGAACACTTTGATATTCTGTATGAAAGTGCAAAGTATATAACTGACGGAGCTAAACATTCTCGTGCTAGAAAGTTTGCTGATGCAGTTTTAGGAAAAATGAAGGTAAAAGATGTTGAAAAGGAAATTTCCGCTAAGAGAAATAAAGACTTAGTTGCAAGTTATTCTTTAATACCACTAGCTAAAAATAAAATTAAAGATGCACTTAGTCGTTATAAATTCTTACATAATTTCCTAAAAGAAAGTAAACAATTTGGTGCACAAAGAAGAGCTAGTGAAGCTAAGGCCTTTGAAATATCTTTAGAAAATCTATCTCGTAATATGGGATATTCTGATGTTACTCGTCTAACTTGGGCTATGGAAAGTGAAATGATGGCTGAAATGAAAAAATATTTTGAGCCTAAGAAAATCCAAGATTATTCAATATATATAGAAATTGATGACTTAGGGCAAAGCTCAATAAAATATGAAAAAGATGGAAAAGTTTTAAAATCTTTACCTACTAAAATTAAAAATGAAAAATATATTGAAGAAATTAAAGAAGTTCATAAGAACTTAAAAGAGCAATATAGTCGTTCAAGAAAAATGTTAGAGCAATCAATGGAAGATGGAATTAAATTCTATGCTTATGAAATTAAAACTCTATCAACTAATCCTGTTGTTGCTCCATTAATTAAAGATTTAGTGTTTAAAGTAGATGACATCTTAGGATATTATGAAGATAATAAACTTATTGGTTTTGATAAAAAATCTAAAAAGGTAACTTTAATTAAAGATATTGATAAAGATACTTTACTATCAATAGCTCACCCATTTGATTTATTTAACAGTAAACAATGGCCTTTATATCAACAAGATATTTTAGAAAGAGAAGTAAAACAAGTATTTAAACAAGTTTTCCGTGAACTATATATCAAAACTAAAGATGAACTTAAAATGGATAAGTCAAGAAGATATGCTGGACATCAAATTCAACCTACTAAATCTATTGCCTTACTTAAAACTAGAAGATGGGTTGTAGATGATTATGAAGGTTTACAAAAAGTTTACTATAAAGAAAATATTATAGCTAAGATGTATGCTATGACAGATTGGTACTCACCTGCTGAAGTTGAAGCACCTACTATTGAAGATATAGTTTTCTATGATAGAAAAACTTTTGAACTGATGACAATAGAAGATGTTCCTGATTTGATTTTCTCAGAAGTTATGAGAGATATTGATTTAGTTGTAAGTGTGGCACATGTAGGAGATGTTGATCCTGAAGCAAGTCAATCAACTATTGAAATGCGTAGAGCAATTGTTGAATTCAATGCTAAGTTGTTCAAGTTGAAAAATGTTACATTTACTGAAAGCCATGCTCTAATAAAAGGAACAAGAGCAGAATACTCAATCCATTTAGGAAGTGGAGTAATTCATCAGAAAGCTGGTGCAACTATAGAAGTCTTACCTATACATTCTCAACATAGAGGAAGAATTTTCTTACCATTTATAGATGAAGATCCAAAGACTGCTGAAATAATGTCTAAGGTACTACTATTTGCACAAGATGAAAAGATTAAAGATATATTTATTTTAGACCAAATTTTATAA